A single genomic interval of Spirosoma taeanense harbors:
- a CDS encoding sialate O-acetylesterase produces MKLLYACSVLFLFYFTASAQVSFDQLPHDLQLYPRDTASQAQVPVSGTITAAGYTKIGMQVLREGKLARVVSQTLSPAATNTPFRLTAPIKAERAEYQFRVFLYRGADSMLVADRKRVVCGDVYILHGQSNASALAGLDTYYSFDFDDKYLRNCTYPYGSSNIPGEMKWYAAKEPYGNVGGFGLTLQRLIMEQYGIPTAVLNGAFGGTGIAALSARDPVNHANLSTFYGRLLFRAQWAGVAKQVKGIIWKQGEDEAGNGADGYDEKFKTLYNQLREDYGNARIYVGQINILADRVEGAAALRDFQRRTKYLFKNVETIATIGARGYDGIHYDPLGHQQLAYEQFRQIARDFYGSKDTVQINSPDIKKVFYNTRKDSITLVFDEGMQMVWKDTAYYNFATGAKLGSRDLKDYFYLDGEAGWVTAGSASGNRVTLRLKQPASAKQIRYLPAYFSDALSPFYNGPTLRNTRGMRAFSFDGVAISDQITTVTTLAAKPLSEKQIQLSWTAPPTAQRQVLERADGTPATFKTLATLEAGKATYTDENLPDPFGTYFYRLRAFSDVSESAYSNVVTARPLVLGTIAEAGPAIRLYPNPLAADRTLRVDAGQRTIIALTVRDLMGRTVKNWQGKAPRELAITLDEVTAGLYVAELQTADGQVQQQKIIVR; encoded by the coding sequence ATGAAGCTACTTTACGCCTGCTCTGTATTGTTTTTATTCTATTTTACGGCCTCCGCTCAGGTCAGTTTCGACCAGTTACCGCATGACTTACAGCTTTACCCGCGGGATACGGCCAGCCAGGCCCAGGTGCCCGTTAGTGGAACGATTACGGCGGCCGGATACACCAAAATTGGTATGCAGGTGCTGCGGGAGGGAAAGCTGGCCCGCGTCGTCAGTCAGACGCTGAGCCCGGCGGCTACTAATACTCCGTTTCGCCTAACCGCCCCGATCAAAGCCGAGCGGGCTGAGTACCAGTTCCGGGTATTTCTTTACAGAGGTGCTGATTCTATGCTGGTGGCCGACCGGAAACGGGTGGTCTGTGGGGACGTATATATCCTGCATGGGCAGTCGAATGCCTCGGCTCTGGCCGGGCTGGACACGTATTACTCGTTTGACTTCGACGATAAATACCTGAGAAACTGCACCTATCCCTATGGCTCGTCGAACATACCGGGCGAAATGAAATGGTATGCCGCTAAAGAGCCGTATGGCAATGTTGGTGGCTTTGGCCTCACCCTGCAACGGCTCATTATGGAGCAGTACGGGATTCCCACTGCGGTCCTGAACGGAGCCTTTGGCGGAACGGGGATTGCCGCGCTATCGGCCCGAGATCCGGTGAACCACGCGAATCTGAGTACGTTCTATGGGCGACTGCTATTCCGGGCGCAGTGGGCAGGGGTGGCTAAACAGGTGAAGGGGATTATCTGGAAACAAGGCGAGGACGAAGCCGGCAACGGCGCAGATGGCTACGACGAAAAGTTTAAAACACTGTATAACCAACTGCGTGAAGATTACGGCAATGCCCGCATTTACGTCGGTCAGATCAATATTCTGGCGGATCGGGTGGAGGGCGCGGCTGCGTTACGTGATTTTCAGCGACGCACCAAGTACCTGTTTAAGAACGTAGAAACGATTGCGACCATCGGGGCCAGAGGATATGATGGTATTCACTACGATCCGCTGGGGCATCAGCAACTGGCGTATGAACAGTTCCGGCAGATTGCGCGCGACTTCTACGGCTCAAAAGACACGGTTCAGATTAACTCGCCCGATATTAAAAAGGTGTTTTACAACACGCGTAAAGATTCGATTACGCTGGTCTTTGACGAAGGCATGCAGATGGTCTGGAAAGATACGGCCTACTACAATTTCGCGACGGGTGCCAAGCTGGGCAGCCGCGATCTGAAAGATTATTTTTACCTCGACGGGGAAGCTGGCTGGGTGACGGCTGGCTCGGCCAGTGGCAACCGGGTGACGCTGCGCCTGAAGCAGCCCGCGTCGGCCAAGCAGATTCGCTACCTGCCTGCTTATTTTTCGGACGCGCTGTCGCCGTTCTATAACGGCCCAACCTTACGGAACACGCGCGGGATGCGGGCGTTCAGCTTTGATGGCGTAGCCATTTCCGACCAGATTACGACCGTCACGACACTGGCGGCCAAACCTCTGTCCGAAAAACAGATTCAATTGAGCTGGACTGCGCCCCCAACCGCCCAGAGGCAGGTGCTGGAACGGGCCGACGGAACGCCCGCTACGTTTAAAACCCTTGCGACGCTGGAAGCCGGTAAGGCAACCTATACCGACGAGAACCTGCCCGATCCATTCGGTACCTATTTTTACCGCTTGCGTGCGTTCAGCGATGTGTCGGAGTCGGCCTACAGCAACGTCGTAACGGCCCGGCCGCTGGTGCTGGGTACGATTGCTGAAGCCGGACCAGCGATACGTTTGTATCCCAATCCGCTGGCCGCCGACCGGACGTTACGTGTGGACGCGGGCCAGCGGACGATTATCGCGCTGACGGTGCGGGACCTTATGGGCCGGACCGTGAAGAACTGGCAGGGGAAAGCGCCCCGGGAGCTGGCCATAACGCTGGACGAGGTTACGGCCGGTTTGTACGTGGCCGAACTGCAAACGGCTGATGGGCAGGTGCAGCAGCAGAAGATTATAGTCCGCTGA
- a CDS encoding glycosyltransferase family 2 protein: MADVSVIILTHNEEKHIARCLQSLHPFTDKIFIVDSFSTDRTVEIARSLGAVVTQNPWVNYATQFNYGITNNPFQTTWLMRMDSDEYVLPELAAEINQRLPDLPADVSGIYVKRRVLFFGHWIRHGAYYPIWLLRLWRRDQGICEETWMDEHIKLSQGKTIQFQNDLVDHNLNNLTWWTQKHNNYAIREVIDLLNINYNFDETQRVEPKLFGSQEQRTRYFKIQYASLPLFTRPFLYFFYRYFIRLGFLDGQKGLMWHFLQGLWYRFLVDAKLFEVYFHAGREKQAIIHYFRTHYGKDLSPGN; encoded by the coding sequence ATGGCCGACGTATCAGTCATTATTCTGACGCATAACGAAGAAAAACACATCGCCCGGTGTTTGCAGAGTCTGCACCCGTTTACCGATAAAATATTCATTGTCGACTCGTTCTCGACCGATCGCACCGTTGAGATTGCCCGTTCGCTGGGCGCCGTTGTTACACAGAATCCCTGGGTTAACTATGCGACTCAGTTTAATTACGGCATTACGAACAACCCGTTCCAGACGACCTGGCTGATGCGGATGGATTCGGACGAGTACGTGCTGCCCGAACTGGCCGCCGAAATCAACCAGCGGCTGCCTGATCTGCCCGCTGACGTTTCGGGCATCTACGTTAAGCGTCGGGTGCTCTTCTTCGGGCACTGGATACGGCACGGGGCGTATTATCCGATCTGGCTATTGCGGCTCTGGCGCCGGGATCAGGGCATTTGCGAAGAAACCTGGATGGACGAGCACATCAAACTAAGTCAGGGCAAAACCATTCAGTTTCAGAACGATCTGGTCGACCACAATCTGAACAACCTGACCTGGTGGACACAAAAGCATAACAATTACGCCATTCGGGAAGTCATTGATTTACTGAACATAAACTATAATTTTGACGAGACGCAACGCGTCGAGCCTAAACTGTTTGGCTCACAGGAACAGCGAACCAGGTACTTTAAAATACAATACGCTTCCCTGCCGTTATTTACCCGGCCTTTTTTGTATTTTTTCTATCGGTACTTCATTCGCCTGGGCTTTCTGGACGGTCAGAAAGGTCTGATGTGGCATTTCCTGCAGGGACTTTGGTACCGCTTTTTAGTTGATGCAAAGCTGTTCGAAGTTTATTTCCACGCCGGACGTGAGAAACAGGCGATCATTCACTATTTCCGAACGCATTATGGTAAAGACCTCAGCCCCGGCAACTAA
- a CDS encoding WcaF family extracellular polysaccharide biosynthesis acetyltransferase, which yields MVKTSAPATNPEQMAGRTDFSIYDISWYKPGPRWKLILWFLANSLVLNTYFPIPMALKRFVLKAFGTKMGVGVVIKPGVNIKYPWFLTLGDHVWIGERVWIDNLSEVVIGSHVCLSQGAMLLTGNHDYRRPTFDLTARPITLDDGVWIGAKSVVCPGVRCHSHSVLAVNSVATRSLDEYGIYQGNPAVWVRKREIFA from the coding sequence ATGGTAAAGACCTCAGCCCCGGCAACTAATCCTGAGCAGATGGCTGGCCGAACCGATTTTTCGATCTACGATATCAGTTGGTATAAACCCGGACCGCGCTGGAAGCTCATCCTGTGGTTTCTAGCCAATTCATTAGTTCTGAATACCTACTTTCCAATCCCTATGGCGCTCAAACGATTCGTTTTGAAAGCCTTCGGGACGAAAATGGGCGTTGGCGTTGTTATTAAGCCGGGCGTAAACATTAAATACCCCTGGTTTCTGACCTTGGGGGACCACGTCTGGATTGGCGAGCGGGTCTGGATTGACAACCTGAGCGAAGTTGTCATTGGCAGCCACGTTTGTCTGTCGCAGGGCGCCATGCTGCTGACCGGCAACCATGATTATCGCCGGCCGACTTTCGACCTGACCGCCCGTCCGATCACCCTCGATGATGGGGTTTGGATCGGTGCCAAGTCGGTGGTTTGTCCGGGCGTACGGTGTCATTCGCACTCCGTGCTGGCCGTCAATTCGGTCGCGACGCGGTCGCTGGACGAGTATGGTATTTATCAGGGAAACCCGGCGGTCTGGGTTCGTAAACGGGAAATCTTCGCTTAG
- a CDS encoding glycosyltransferase family 2 protein has translation MKVSIITVVYNGAEHIRDCIDSVLNQTYPDIEYILVDGQSTDGTIDIIKSYGTKIARFLSEPDKGLYDAMNKGIRLATGDVIGLLNADDFYRHNGVIENMVSLFKRSDSDAVYGDMLYVDRHDTSQLKRYWRSGWYSENAFLWGWMPGHLSFFAKRWLYERYGLFRLDLKSAADYELMLRFIHKHKARLAYMNEVTIVMRAGGISNSSLKNRLRANQEDRAAWDLNGMKPYFFTLWLKPLRKLKQYITKPPEIPGPVKRESNTV, from the coding sequence GTGAAAGTTTCAATTATTACCGTCGTTTACAACGGGGCCGAACACATCCGGGATTGTATTGACTCAGTCCTGAACCAGACCTACCCGGACATTGAGTATATCCTTGTCGATGGGCAGTCAACAGATGGGACTATTGATATTATTAAATCTTATGGTACAAAAATTGCCAGATTCCTGTCAGAACCCGACAAAGGCCTGTACGACGCCATGAACAAAGGCATCCGCCTGGCAACCGGCGACGTAATCGGGCTCCTCAATGCCGATGATTTTTATCGACACAACGGAGTGATCGAAAATATGGTCTCTCTATTTAAACGTTCTGACAGCGACGCTGTCTATGGAGATATGCTCTACGTAGATCGGCACGACACAAGTCAGCTGAAGCGTTACTGGCGGTCGGGCTGGTACAGCGAAAACGCGTTTCTGTGGGGTTGGATGCCTGGTCACCTGTCATTTTTTGCCAAACGATGGCTGTATGAGCGTTACGGTTTATTTCGGCTCGACTTGAAAAGTGCGGCCGACTACGAATTGATGCTTCGGTTCATTCATAAACACAAGGCTCGCCTTGCCTATATGAATGAGGTTACGATTGTGATGCGGGCGGGGGGTATCAGCAACAGCAGTCTGAAGAACCGCTTACGGGCGAATCAGGAAGACCGGGCGGCCTGGGACCTCAACGGGATGAAGCCATATTTCTTTACATTATGGCTGAAACCCCTGCGCAAATTGAAGCAGTATATCACGAAACCGCCGGAAATACCGGGTCCGGTTAAGCGGGAGTCGAATACCGTTTGA
- a CDS encoding MraY family glycosyltransferase — MNVDLLIAYLQNKLNDELFTLGLYQCILSFLVACFVSVVSIPVVIKISELKSLMEKPGERRSHSTPTPTFGGIAIYAAILIAYFLWPSIDQTDIYRTNLSVAGMTILFFIGIKDDLVGIDPAKKILFQVLAAIILIFFGNLRVDYLYGIMGFHHIEEVISILLTCFIFIALTNAINLIDGIDGLAGGIATIASGTFGAWFLLTNHFTMACLAFTLAGALLGFLRFNFSKTSKIFMGNTGSLIIGFMLAFFAVRFVNLNASFRFEPTAFFNAPIIAIVILIVPIFDTLRVFLVRILAGRSPFSADRNHMHHILLDNGLSHIQATALLCGASLLNTILFFLLHRNISNTQSLLILGCLFGLYMVVSFVLKMRVMYISTHPRRRRAVLRRELQHGIVGRRLIDYL, encoded by the coding sequence ATGAATGTGGATTTACTGATTGCCTACCTACAGAACAAACTGAACGACGAATTATTTACGCTCGGTTTATACCAGTGTATTTTGTCGTTTCTGGTCGCTTGTTTTGTCTCGGTAGTGTCGATTCCAGTCGTCATCAAGATATCCGAACTAAAGTCCTTAATGGAAAAGCCCGGCGAGCGCCGGTCCCACTCTACCCCAACCCCCACGTTTGGAGGGATTGCCATTTATGCTGCTATCCTGATTGCCTATTTCCTTTGGCCGAGCATTGATCAGACCGACATCTACCGGACAAACCTGTCGGTGGCGGGCATGACCATTCTGTTCTTTATTGGCATCAAGGATGACCTGGTCGGAATTGACCCCGCCAAGAAGATTCTGTTTCAGGTTCTGGCCGCTATCATTCTGATTTTCTTCGGGAATCTGCGGGTCGACTACCTGTATGGTATCATGGGCTTTCATCATATTGAAGAAGTGATCAGTATTCTGCTCACCTGCTTTATCTTCATTGCCCTGACGAATGCGATAAACCTCATTGACGGCATCGACGGGCTGGCGGGCGGCATTGCCACCATCGCCAGCGGCACGTTCGGCGCGTGGTTTCTACTGACCAATCACTTTACGATGGCCTGCCTGGCCTTCACGCTGGCGGGCGCCCTGCTGGGTTTTCTGCGGTTTAACTTCTCGAAAACCAGCAAGATTTTCATGGGCAATACCGGCTCGCTGATTATTGGGTTCATGCTGGCTTTCTTCGCCGTGCGGTTCGTTAATCTGAATGCATCGTTCCGGTTCGAACCAACAGCTTTCTTCAACGCGCCCATTATCGCCATCGTCATTCTGATTGTGCCTATTTTCGATACGTTACGTGTCTTTCTGGTGCGTATTCTGGCGGGTCGGTCACCGTTCTCGGCCGATCGGAATCACATGCATCATATTCTGCTGGATAATGGGCTCTCGCACATTCAGGCCACAGCCCTGCTTTGCGGAGCTTCGTTGCTGAATACGATACTTTTCTTCCTGCTGCACCGCAACATTTCCAACACACAGTCGCTGCTGATTCTGGGCTGTCTGTTTGGCCTGTATATGGTGGTAAGCTTCGTACTTAAGATGCGGGTTATGTATATCTCGACGCACCCGCGACGTCGGCGGGCCGTACTCCGCCGGGAATTACAGCACGGAATTGTCGGCCGACGTTTGATCGATTATCTGTAA
- a CDS encoding alpha/beta fold hydrolase, which translates to MAQDILKRNNVNVSGKGTQPMLFAHGFGCDQNMWRYVAPAFEEDYKLILFDYVGSGQSDVTAYNPQRYNELTGYAQDILDICEALQLNNIIFVGHSVSSMIGILAAIQQPQRFEKLIMIGPSPRYINDQPDYIGGFERADIDELLDLMDHNFIGWANTLAPAIMGTPDRPGLGQELTQSFCSTDPVIMQQFARATLLSDNRQDLHKLQTPSLILQCANDIIAPLAVGEFMHSHLPHSTLRYMDATGHCPHMSAPTETVTLMNEYLLRTQPV; encoded by the coding sequence ATGGCTCAGGATATATTGAAGCGTAATAACGTAAACGTATCAGGCAAGGGAACTCAGCCTATGCTGTTTGCTCATGGGTTCGGCTGCGATCAGAATATGTGGCGCTATGTTGCCCCGGCGTTTGAAGAGGACTACAAACTGATTCTGTTTGACTACGTAGGTTCCGGCCAATCCGACGTAACGGCCTATAACCCTCAGCGGTACAACGAGCTAACTGGCTATGCTCAGGATATACTGGATATCTGCGAAGCGCTCCAGCTGAACAATATCATCTTTGTGGGCCACTCAGTCAGCTCCATGATTGGCATCCTGGCCGCCATTCAGCAGCCTCAGCGTTTTGAAAAGCTCATTATGATTGGGCCGTCTCCCCGCTACATCAATGATCAGCCGGATTATATCGGCGGCTTTGAACGGGCCGACATTGACGAACTGCTCGACCTGATGGATCATAACTTCATCGGCTGGGCCAATACGCTGGCCCCGGCTATTATGGGCACCCCCGACAGGCCCGGTCTAGGGCAGGAACTAACGCAAAGCTTCTGTTCAACAGACCCCGTGATTATGCAGCAGTTCGCCCGCGCTACCCTGCTCTCCGACAATCGGCAGGATTTACATAAACTGCAGACACCATCACTCATTCTCCAGTGCGCCAATGACATCATTGCTCCCTTAGCGGTTGGTGAGTTTATGCATAGCCATCTTCCCCACAGCACCCTGCGCTACATGGATGCAACCGGTCATTGCCCTCATATGAGTGCCCCCACCGAAACAGTTACCCTCATGAATGAGTATCTATTACGTACTCAACCGGTTTAG
- a CDS encoding ATP-binding protein: protein MDDLVNQLPCGVILFNEAGLITTINHTVEQHLDYTSAELLGKPFSEVLTVASRLFYQTHFYPLLNLNGRVDEVVLTLLGRTNQRIPILLNAVSQPQEGHLLTLCAYLPLGQRHNFETELIQARKAAEQARSAVQESEARYRALAAELEERVAERTKELSVANTNLHYLNADLKRSNENLQQFAYIASHDLQEPLRKIQSFGDILKNQYATQIGDGVDLLERMQSAASRMSILIKDLLAFSRISTQQEVSMSVPLTQVINTVLTDLELVIQETNALVEIDPLPMVQGDPSQLRQLFQNLLSNALKFRRRASDGTLENPQIRVNVYQIPASDMPPLVKPTRAASAYHRIDISDNGIGFDEKYVDRIFQVFQRLHGKNEFAGTGIGLAICAKVATNHGGAITATSQPGQGATFRVYLPV, encoded by the coding sequence ATGGACGATTTGGTTAACCAGCTTCCCTGCGGTGTTATTCTGTTCAACGAAGCGGGCCTCATCACAACAATTAATCATACAGTTGAGCAACATCTGGACTATACCTCTGCTGAGCTATTGGGAAAGCCCTTCAGTGAAGTACTCACGGTAGCCAGTCGACTGTTTTACCAAACGCATTTTTATCCTCTCCTTAACCTGAACGGACGAGTTGACGAAGTAGTGCTAACCCTTCTGGGCCGAACAAATCAGCGGATTCCCATCTTACTCAATGCCGTAAGTCAGCCTCAGGAAGGGCATCTGTTAACGCTCTGTGCGTATTTACCACTTGGCCAGCGTCATAACTTTGAGACTGAGCTGATTCAGGCCCGCAAAGCTGCCGAACAGGCCCGGTCGGCCGTTCAGGAAAGCGAAGCCCGGTATCGGGCATTGGCGGCCGAACTTGAAGAACGTGTAGCCGAACGAACAAAAGAACTCAGTGTGGCCAACACAAACCTGCACTACCTGAATGCCGATCTGAAGCGGTCGAACGAGAACCTTCAGCAGTTTGCTTACATCGCCAGCCACGATTTGCAGGAGCCGCTTCGAAAAATTCAATCCTTCGGCGATATTCTGAAGAACCAGTATGCCACTCAGATTGGCGATGGAGTTGATCTGCTGGAACGTATGCAGTCGGCAGCCAGCCGGATGTCGATTCTGATCAAAGATCTATTGGCTTTTTCCCGTATTTCTACCCAGCAGGAGGTCAGCATGTCCGTTCCTCTGACTCAGGTCATCAATACCGTTCTGACGGACCTGGAACTTGTTATTCAGGAAACAAATGCCCTTGTAGAGATCGATCCATTGCCAATGGTGCAGGGCGACCCTTCTCAGCTAAGGCAGTTATTCCAGAATTTATTAAGCAATGCCCTGAAGTTCCGCCGACGGGCCTCCGATGGTACGCTGGAAAATCCGCAAATCCGGGTCAACGTATATCAGATACCGGCCAGTGATATGCCGCCTTTGGTAAAACCCACGCGTGCAGCCAGTGCCTATCACCGCATTGATATATCCGATAATGGAATCGGCTTTGACGAGAAGTATGTTGACCGCATCTTTCAGGTTTTCCAGCGGCTGCACGGCAAAAATGAATTTGCCGGCACCGGCATTGGGCTGGCCATCTGCGCCAAAGTAGCGACGAATCATGGCGGGGCCATTACGGCCACCAGCCAGCCTGGCCAGGGCGCTACGTTCAGGGTGTACCTGCCGGTATAA
- a CDS encoding site-specific integrase, whose amino-acid sequence MARTTEHKEGKATVRIIYRTAKTLSDGSHPFWVRITKDRKTKFVATGLSLAPKYWNDKYTGFKEAIRKSYPEPYREELIKKLTSWENKYADTAEALASADEKHDARTVASKTIEGRKRTRDATLLAYIDELVTAMIAARQKGNSIIYRDLKNQLADFLHKLHGPQKKDVPFSQVTVRFCNQLETFLRQRGNSDTTLSNRYRTLRAVFNKAIAEGLAKPDHYPFARNISEKHKFSIGKFDTSTQKRAISRDDIRKIEAFIPIGTATGKSANLRNAIEVERLTLAKSVFLFSFYCGGINFVDLAKLRWHNLSVDNESNHRLTYIRQKTGGKFSIRLLSPAVAIIEQYRSYTYTSPDNYVFPILNTQKHQTATQVHNRTHKVSAMINADLKILGERVGISTPLTTYVARHSFATTLRQKGTATAVISQALGHKTEAVTAIYLDSFASETVDSAYDALL is encoded by the coding sequence ATGGCTCGTACTACTGAACACAAAGAAGGCAAGGCTACCGTTAGGATAATTTACCGTACAGCCAAAACCCTTTCTGACGGATCACACCCATTCTGGGTTCGTATTACCAAAGATCGTAAAACGAAATTTGTTGCTACCGGTCTGAGCTTGGCCCCTAAATACTGGAATGACAAGTACACGGGTTTTAAGGAAGCTATCCGAAAGAGCTATCCTGAACCTTATCGGGAAGAACTAATTAAAAAATTAACTAGCTGGGAGAACAAGTATGCTGATACAGCTGAAGCTTTAGCCAGTGCTGATGAGAAACACGATGCCCGTACCGTAGCCAGCAAAACTATTGAAGGCCGAAAAAGGACCCGTGATGCTACCTTATTAGCTTATATTGATGAACTCGTAACGGCTATGATAGCAGCCCGACAAAAGGGAAACAGCATCATTTACCGTGACCTCAAAAACCAGCTTGCCGACTTCTTACATAAGTTACACGGTCCTCAAAAAAAAGATGTACCATTCAGTCAGGTGACGGTACGATTCTGCAATCAGCTTGAAACCTTTCTCCGACAACGGGGCAATAGTGATACGACTTTATCTAATCGTTACCGAACGTTACGAGCCGTATTTAATAAAGCTATTGCAGAAGGTTTAGCTAAGCCTGATCATTACCCCTTTGCCCGTAATATCTCAGAAAAGCACAAGTTCAGTATTGGCAAGTTTGATACCTCCACTCAAAAACGGGCCATTAGCCGGGACGATATTCGTAAAATTGAAGCATTTATACCCATTGGAACGGCTACCGGCAAATCGGCTAACCTTAGAAATGCTATTGAAGTTGAACGACTAACATTAGCAAAGTCAGTATTCCTGTTTTCTTTCTACTGTGGTGGAATCAACTTTGTTGACCTGGCTAAACTCCGTTGGCATAACCTCAGCGTCGACAACGAAAGCAATCACCGGCTGACTTATATCCGGCAGAAAACAGGTGGCAAGTTCTCCATTCGTTTATTATCCCCTGCTGTTGCCATTATTGAGCAGTACCGGTCTTACACCTACACTAGTCCTGACAACTACGTTTTCCCAATCTTAAACACCCAGAAGCATCAAACAGCTACCCAGGTTCATAACCGAACACATAAGGTTTCAGCAATGATCAATGCTGACTTAAAGATTTTGGGAGAACGAGTCGGTATCAGTACTCCTTTGACGACCTACGTAGCCCGGCATTCATTCGCTACAACCTTACGACAGAAAGGAACAGCTACGGCTGTAATCAGTCAGGCTTTGGGTCATAAGACCGAAGCAGTTACCGCCATCTATCTGGATTCGTTCGCATCGGAAACTGTTGATTCGGCTTATGATGCTTTACTATAA
- a CDS encoding helix-turn-helix domain-containing protein: MQKQPITFDQLPEYVYELGRKVDYLTTLLSIPSAPPDETGGIELARQVTRLSAARIYTLVSQRAIPHKKRGNRLTFRRSELLAWLDEGNRETKGGLPA, translated from the coding sequence ATGCAAAAGCAACCTATCACTTTTGACCAACTCCCAGAATATGTTTATGAGTTAGGCCGTAAGGTTGACTATCTGACGACCTTATTATCTATCCCTTCCGCCCCCCCCGATGAAACAGGAGGCATTGAATTGGCCCGGCAAGTCACCAGACTATCAGCTGCCAGAATTTACACGCTCGTATCACAGCGGGCTATTCCTCACAAGAAACGTGGTAACCGCCTGACGTTTAGACGTTCTGAATTGTTAGCATGGCTGGATGAGGGCAACCGGGAAACGAAAGGAGGTTTGCCAGCATGA
- a CDS encoding VRR-NUC domain-containing protein, producing MNALQHLNALADQRKAERSPNFPAKLIPKSKYNDRDANGLTTAIIACIELHGGYAVRINTQGQYNEKLGRWTKSQTRKGTADVHAVLNGQHLSIEVKVSKDRLSDDQRKTAYLVEKAGGRYYVARDFEAFWQWFTAQFLIKSSAYSSCA from the coding sequence ATGAACGCCCTGCAACACCTCAACGCCCTTGCCGATCAGCGCAAGGCTGAACGAAGCCCTAACTTTCCGGCTAAGCTCATACCCAAAAGCAAATATAATGACCGGGACGCTAACGGCTTAACTACGGCTATAATTGCCTGTATTGAGTTGCACGGCGGCTATGCCGTTCGCATCAATACACAAGGCCAATACAATGAGAAGTTGGGACGATGGACTAAAAGTCAGACCCGCAAGGGAACTGCCGATGTTCACGCCGTTCTGAACGGCCAACACCTCAGTATTGAAGTCAAAGTAAGCAAAGATCGACTAAGCGACGACCAGCGTAAAACCGCTTACCTGGTTGAAAAAGCTGGGGGACGGTACTACGTTGCCCGTGACTTTGAAGCTTTCTGGCAGTGGTTTACCGCTCAGTTTCTCATCAAATCAAGCGCCTATTCGTCTTGTGCTTAA